From the genome of Spirosomataceae bacterium TFI 002, one region includes:
- a CDS encoding Inosine-uridine preferring nucleoside hydrolase, giving the protein MNKSILFVLAFAFFISCNTTETKEEATEANKKISVIFDTDANNELDDQHAMAYLFSNMDYFDIKAITVNATRNGGDIQGHFDEAERIMQLFNVRQEVPLIIGANKSYDEIKDSISNATFDGYEAVDFIINEAKKQSENKLVVIAVGKLTNLALALQKDPSIADKIRLVWLGANYPEPGEYNLVNDIPSMNYVLETNVDFEMVTVRYGKPSGTDAVKATKAEIDAKMPGLGPKISTPIIGRHGGEFDNFGDYAVNLFTHIDYLGDPPARALFDMAAVAIIKNPNWAEAIEIPCPIMTDEIWIEQPENKRKIIVWENFHKEEIMADFYEVLGGSK; this is encoded by the coding sequence ATGAATAAATCAATTTTGTTCGTTTTGGCATTTGCATTCTTTATTTCATGCAATACAACTGAGACCAAAGAAGAAGCAACAGAGGCAAACAAAAAAATATCCGTAATTTTTGATACCGATGCCAACAATGAGCTGGATGATCAGCACGCAATGGCATACCTGTTTTCGAACATGGATTACTTTGACATAAAAGCCATAACTGTAAACGCAACTAGAAATGGTGGCGATATCCAAGGACATTTTGACGAGGCAGAAAGAATCATGCAGTTATTCAATGTACGCCAAGAGGTTCCCTTGATTATAGGTGCAAATAAGTCTTACGATGAGATTAAAGATAGTATTTCAAATGCCACTTTTGATGGGTATGAAGCTGTTGACTTTATTATTAATGAAGCAAAAAAACAAAGTGAAAACAAATTAGTGGTGATAGCGGTGGGCAAATTGACCAACCTGGCATTAGCTCTTCAAAAAGATCCTTCTATTGCTGATAAAATTAGACTTGTCTGGTTAGGAGCAAATTACCCTGAACCCGGAGAATACAACTTAGTAAATGACATACCATCCATGAATTATGTGCTGGAAACCAATGTAGACTTTGAAATGGTGACTGTTAGATATGGTAAGCCGTCTGGGACGGATGCTGTTAAAGCAACCAAGGCAGAAATAGATGCCAAAATGCCAGGACTAGGTCCAAAAATTTCTACTCCAATAATTGGAAGACACGGCGGAGAATTTGACAACTTTGGAGATTACGCTGTAAACCTTTTTACACATATAGATTACCTCGGAGATCCACCTGCAAGAGCTTTGTTTGACATGGCGGCAGTCGCAATTATTAAAAACCCAAATTGGGCAGAAGCTATTGAAATTCCTTGTCCAATAATGACGGACGAAATTTGGATTGAGCAACCAGAAAATAAAAGGAAAATTATTGTTTGGGAAAACTTCCATAAAGAGGAAATCATGGCCGATTTCTATGAGGTTTTAGGTGGTTCAAAGTAA
- a CDS encoding ribokinase — protein MDVVVIGSANMDLVISLPRIPAVGETVLGGKSSMVYGGKGANQAVAAIRAGGKVAFIAKVGKDLFGDNMKSHFEKEGFRTDLILTDENEPTGIAQIFVSEKGENSIAVAPGANMKLFSIDLEPFIEYIKNAKVVLLQLETPMETVAYIAEIAYKNNVKLILNPAPAEKLNDDLLKKVWLLTPNESEASLLSGIEVNDTASAIEAAQHFLALGIENVIITLGENGSLFCNKKGSEHFAAYKAKAVDTTAAGDVFNGTLAVAVANEKPFAEAIKFAAAAAAISVTREGAQPSIPILSEIEKFIENN, from the coding sequence ATGGATGTAGTAGTTATAGGAAGTGCAAACATGGATTTGGTGATCTCGTTGCCAAGAATCCCTGCAGTGGGCGAAACAGTATTAGGCGGAAAATCGAGCATGGTTTATGGTGGAAAAGGAGCCAATCAAGCTGTAGCTGCCATTCGGGCAGGTGGTAAAGTCGCATTTATCGCTAAAGTTGGCAAGGATCTTTTTGGTGACAATATGAAAAGCCATTTTGAGAAAGAAGGCTTTCGAACTGATCTCATTTTGACTGATGAAAACGAACCAACAGGAATTGCCCAAATATTTGTTTCTGAAAAAGGAGAAAACTCAATCGCTGTTGCTCCCGGAGCAAACATGAAGCTTTTCTCAATCGACCTTGAGCCCTTTATCGAATACATCAAAAACGCCAAAGTTGTACTCCTCCAATTGGAAACACCGATGGAAACAGTAGCTTATATTGCTGAAATTGCATATAAAAACAATGTTAAACTCATTCTTAATCCAGCTCCTGCAGAAAAGCTAAACGACGATCTACTTAAGAAAGTATGGCTGCTTACGCCAAACGAATCAGAAGCAAGTTTACTCTCAGGCATCGAAGTGAATGATACAGCATCAGCAATAGAAGCAGCCCAACATTTCTTAGCTCTAGGCATAGAAAACGTAATTATTACACTTGGCGAGAATGGAAGTCTATTTTGTAACAAAAAAGGAAGTGAACATTTCGCAGCTTATAAGGCAAAAGCAGTTGATACAACCGCAGCAGGAGATGTTTTTAATGGAACATTGGCGGTTGCTGTGGCAAATGAAAAACCTTTTGCCGAAGCAATAAAATTTGCCGCTGCTGCTGCAGCTATATCAGTCACGCGTGAAGGGGCTCAGCCCTCCATTCCCATTTTGTCAGAAATAGAAAAGTTTATTGAAAATAATTGA
- a CDS encoding Predicted dithiol-disulfide isomerase, DsbA family — protein sequence MEEKIKIDIVSDVVCPWCTIGYKRLEKAITEMGIEDQVEIEWQPFELNPKMPVEGQDLQEHIKEKYGSTTEQQKASQQHMINAGEELGFTFDYFDGMRMANTFEAHILLEYAKDFGRQTELKMKLTKAFFSERKDVSKREVLKQALQEVGLNADEAMARLDMDEARMEVRNKEAYWQGLGVNSVPTIVFNRKSAVTGAQPTDVFKQILSEVLMQKETI from the coding sequence ATGGAAGAAAAAATTAAAATAGATATTGTTTCAGATGTAGTGTGCCCTTGGTGCACCATCGGTTACAAACGTCTCGAAAAAGCTATTACAGAAATGGGAATTGAAGATCAAGTTGAAATTGAGTGGCAACCATTCGAATTGAATCCTAAAATGCCAGTAGAAGGTCAAGACTTACAAGAGCATATCAAGGAAAAATATGGCTCTACTACCGAGCAACAAAAAGCATCTCAACAACATATGATAAATGCGGGTGAGGAGCTTGGGTTTACTTTCGATTATTTTGACGGAATGCGAATGGCAAATACCTTTGAAGCTCATATTTTGTTAGAATATGCCAAAGATTTTGGAAGGCAAACTGAATTAAAAATGAAACTCACCAAAGCATTTTTTAGTGAAAGAAAGGATGTTTCTAAAAGGGAAGTTTTGAAACAAGCATTGCAAGAAGTTGGACTAAATGCCGATGAAGCAATGGCAAGACTAGACATGGATGAAGCTCGTATGGAAGTGAGAAACAAAGAAGCCTACTGGCAAGGATTGGGTGTAAACTCTGTGCCAACCATCGTTTTTAACAGAAAAAGTGCAGTAACTGGAGCACAACCAACCGATGTGTTTAAACAAATCCTAAGCGAAGTGCTTATGCAAAAAGAAACAATATAA
- a CDS encoding Methyltransferase domain-containing protein, with product MKHYYFLILFSFLISCKSSAQKETLVSQYTFKKGSSDGIGKWYKGREIAHVMGFQGINWLERDNREEEENSTTLLKNMNIKATDHIADIGAGSGYHVFQMAPIASQGMIYAVDIQDEMLAAIKDGKDMSKIDNITLIKGSEQNVNLPENTLDKVLMVDVYHEFNFPREMLLSIKQSLKANGSIYLIEYRAEDPNVPIKGLHKMSEKQAVKEMKAVGMKLERNIENLPWQHCMVFVKED from the coding sequence ATGAAACATTATTACTTTCTCATTCTTTTCAGTTTTCTGATTTCTTGTAAGAGCAGTGCTCAAAAAGAGACACTAGTTAGCCAATACACTTTTAAAAAAGGAAGTAGTGATGGAATCGGAAAATGGTACAAAGGTCGTGAGATTGCACATGTAATGGGTTTTCAAGGAATCAATTGGCTAGAAAGAGACAATAGAGAGGAAGAAGAGAATTCAACCACTTTGCTAAAAAACATGAACATTAAAGCTACCGATCACATTGCGGATATAGGTGCGGGTTCAGGCTATCACGTATTTCAAATGGCTCCTATAGCTAGCCAAGGAATGATTTACGCTGTTGATATTCAAGATGAAATGCTTGCCGCTATCAAAGATGGAAAGGACATGTCCAAAATAGATAATATCACATTAATAAAAGGCTCAGAGCAAAACGTAAACTTACCCGAAAATACACTTGACAAGGTGCTGATGGTTGATGTTTATCATGAGTTTAACTTCCCTAGAGAAATGCTGCTTTCGATCAAGCAATCTTTAAAGGCCAATGGAAGTATTTATTTAATAGAATATCGTGCTGAGGATCCCAATGTACCAATAAAAGGACTGCACAAAATGTCTGAAAAACAGGCTGTGAAAGAGATGAAGGCAGTGGGGATGAAGCTAGAACGGAACATCGAAAACCTACCATGGCAACATTGTATGGTTTTTGTTAAAGAAGATTGA
- a CDS encoding Peroxiredoxin, translating into METKKESLEELLANQRIASTKKYSEERNQINAAGVADVRNSGILSKTLNVGDIAPDFTLRNVQNQPVSLYNELANGPVILVWYRGGWCPYCNITLHYLQEKLPEFKEAGATLIALTPELPDNSLSTTEKNNIAFNVLSDLGNKVGKEFGVVFELTAEIASIYEASFGLNNTNGDDSNELPLAATYVIDTDKTIKYAFLDADHKKRAEPEEILKALKAIK; encoded by the coding sequence ATGGAAACCAAGAAAGAAAGTTTAGAAGAACTGCTCGCTAATCAACGAATTGCTTCTACCAAAAAATACTCGGAAGAAAGAAATCAGATTAATGCCGCAGGAGTTGCTGATGTTAGAAATTCAGGCATACTTTCTAAGACATTAAATGTAGGAGACATAGCTCCTGATTTTACCCTAAGAAATGTCCAAAACCAGCCTGTTTCATTATACAATGAATTAGCTAATGGTCCAGTTATACTTGTGTGGTATAGAGGAGGGTGGTGTCCATATTGTAATATTACTTTACACTACCTACAAGAAAAGTTACCTGAATTTAAAGAGGCGGGAGCAACACTCATCGCCTTGACTCCAGAACTGCCAGATAATTCGCTGAGCACAACAGAAAAAAACAATATAGCTTTTAATGTACTAAGTGATCTTGGCAATAAGGTAGGGAAGGAATTCGGGGTTGTATTTGAATTAACAGCAGAGATCGCTTCCATTTATGAAGCATCATTTGGATTAAATAACACTAACGGAGACGATAGTAATGAGCTACCATTAGCCGCGACATATGTCATTGATACTGATAAAACCATTAAATATGCCTTTTTAGATGCGGACCATAAGAAAAGAGCGGAGCCCGAAGAAATATTAAAAGCCCTAAAAGCAATTAAGTAA
- a CDS encoding glucose uptake protein produces MYIIENYSVAVFLCVITMLCWGSWANTQKLSSQKWPFQLFYWDYTFGILITTLILAFTLGSVGEEGRSFLIDLEQAKSTNLGYALLGGIIFNFANLLLVIAIDLTGMAIAFPVGIGIALVLGVITNYMYNPEGNPLILFAGVFFVMVAIILDALAYKNILRKNEKTPIKGIAISLLAGIAMGFFYKYVAQSMASDFVTPEMGKLTPYTALVIFAIGILISNFIFNSVNMYKPIAGTPVTFKDYFTMGNTKLHLIGLLGGAIWGIGMSFSIIASEQAGPAIAYGLGQGATMVAAFWGVYIWKELKDLPKSKNWMITAMFICFIIGLGLIIYSKVV; encoded by the coding sequence ATGTACATTATTGAGAACTATTCGGTTGCCGTATTTCTATGTGTGATTACAATGTTATGTTGGGGTTCTTGGGCAAATACGCAAAAACTTTCTAGTCAAAAATGGCCTTTTCAGCTTTTTTACTGGGATTACACCTTCGGTATTTTAATAACAACTCTCATTCTTGCATTTACCCTTGGTTCAGTTGGGGAGGAAGGTAGAAGCTTTTTGATCGATTTAGAACAAGCCAAAAGTACCAATCTAGGATATGCCTTACTTGGAGGAATCATTTTCAACTTTGCCAATCTATTACTCGTTATTGCTATTGACCTTACTGGTATGGCAATTGCATTCCCCGTGGGTATCGGCATTGCTTTGGTATTAGGGGTAATTACGAATTACATGTACAACCCCGAAGGCAACCCACTCATTTTATTTGCTGGAGTTTTCTTCGTTATGGTGGCAATCATTTTGGATGCTTTGGCCTATAAAAACATCCTCCGCAAAAATGAAAAAACACCGATCAAAGGAATAGCAATTTCATTACTAGCTGGTATTGCAATGGGCTTTTTTTATAAATATGTCGCTCAATCAATGGCATCTGATTTTGTCACTCCAGAAATGGGGAAGTTAACGCCTTATACGGCTTTGGTTATTTTTGCGATAGGAATATTGATTTCCAATTTCATTTTCAATTCAGTCAATATGTACAAACCCATTGCGGGAACACCCGTAACGTTTAAGGACTATTTCACAATGGGGAATACGAAATTGCATCTCATTGGACTACTTGGAGGTGCAATATGGGGAATTGGAATGTCATTTAGTATTATTGCTTCTGAGCAAGCAGGACCAGCAATAGCTTATGGTTTAGGACAAGGTGCTACCATGGTGGCTGCGTTTTGGGGTGTTTATATCTGGAAAGAGTTGAAAGATTTACCTAAGTCAAAAAATTGGATGATAACTGCCATGTTCATTTGCTTTATTATCGGCCTTGGCTTGATCATTTATTCAAAAGTTGTTTAA
- a CDS encoding alkylhydroperoxidase AhpD family core domain-containing protein has translation MTTLKIHNIETAPEKSKALLEKSLKANGMIPGLHGVLAGAPGLLEAYQTIHQLFLQSSFNKEELTVVWQTINVEHECHYCVPAHTGIANMMKVDSGLSDALRNEEAMPTEKLQALHDFTLKVVRNRGHVSQADLDTFYAVGYTERHVLEVILGLSQKVISNYTNHIANTPVDERFQPFAWSKEQVNS, from the coding sequence ATGACAACTTTAAAAATTCATAACATCGAAACCGCACCAGAAAAAAGCAAAGCTTTACTAGAAAAATCTCTAAAAGCCAATGGAATGATTCCTGGTCTACATGGCGTATTGGCAGGAGCACCAGGTTTGTTAGAAGCATACCAAACTATTCACCAGTTATTTTTACAATCATCCTTCAATAAAGAAGAATTGACTGTGGTGTGGCAAACAATTAATGTGGAACACGAATGTCATTATTGTGTACCAGCACATACAGGTATTGCCAATATGATGAAAGTTGATTCAGGCCTTAGTGATGCATTGAGAAATGAAGAAGCCATGCCAACAGAAAAGCTACAAGCTTTGCATGATTTTACCTTAAAAGTTGTTCGCAATCGAGGACATGTTTCACAAGCAGACTTGGATACTTTCTATGCAGTAGGCTATACAGAAAGACATGTATTGGAAGTTATTTTGGGCTTATCTCAAAAAGTGATTAGTAACTATACCAACCACATTGCAAATACTCCTGTAGATGAACGTTTTCAGCCTTTTGCTTGGTCAAAAGAACAAGTGAATTCATAA
- a CDS encoding ADP-ribosylglycohydrolase: protein MKKTIFIVLLFIVSKGIYSCQSTYKSEVNNPLQDSTITYASYDPKPTDQVISRAEYADKLYGFWLAQCIANWTGLVTEMDKIGNIGETKTGKFYTREDWGTADLPNIWSGDKISDISKTIDFVFRGEDEIWGADDDTDVEYMYQYLLYTNKTSMLTGEQIRQGWLNHMKQEEENFLWVSNQKALDMMVNGVIPPATSDPLLTKDTVYDNYHEMIDAQLTTEVFGFFAPARPDIALEMAKLPIQTTARENAQWISEFYVIMYSLASQVDQSVSKKEQIQWMATQARKRLPENSYAAKMYDFVKSKYDAQIPWEQARDEVYTRYQVNQEDGYDMTSKNIFCNGCFAGGINYAASIVSLLYGEGDLKETIKIGVLAGWDSDNPTATWGGLLGFMYGKEGVEKAFGRKFSEKFNIHRTRVNFPNDGIDNFQNMAKTGIFIIDRVVQEEMKGGVDLLKDVWYIPRVALNIKPGN, encoded by the coding sequence ATGAAAAAAACCATATTTATTGTCCTCCTATTTATCGTTTCCAAAGGCATTTACTCCTGCCAGTCGACGTATAAAAGTGAAGTAAATAACCCACTGCAAGATTCCACAATCACCTATGCTTCATATGATCCCAAGCCTACTGATCAAGTAATTTCAAGAGCCGAATATGCCGACAAACTCTATGGATTTTGGCTCGCTCAATGCATCGCAAACTGGACAGGCTTGGTTACAGAGATGGATAAAATTGGTAACATTGGTGAAACAAAAACCGGGAAGTTTTACACCAGAGAAGATTGGGGAACTGCCGATCTTCCAAATATATGGTCGGGTGACAAAATTAGTGACATTTCCAAAACCATCGATTTCGTTTTTAGAGGCGAAGACGAAATTTGGGGTGCCGACGATGACACCGATGTTGAATACATGTACCAATATCTTTTGTACACCAATAAAACAAGCATGCTCACTGGAGAACAAATACGTCAGGGATGGCTTAATCACATGAAACAGGAAGAAGAAAATTTCCTGTGGGTGTCTAATCAAAAAGCCCTAGACATGATGGTAAATGGAGTGATTCCACCTGCAACCAGCGATCCGCTATTGACAAAGGATACTGTTTATGATAATTACCACGAAATGATAGATGCCCAATTAACCACAGAGGTTTTTGGCTTCTTTGCTCCCGCTCGTCCAGATATCGCCCTTGAGATGGCAAAGCTTCCGATTCAAACCACCGCAAGGGAAAATGCACAATGGATTTCGGAATTTTATGTCATCATGTATTCTTTAGCTTCTCAAGTGGATCAATCGGTATCGAAAAAAGAGCAAATCCAATGGATGGCAACTCAGGCAAGAAAAAGACTACCTGAAAACTCGTATGCTGCTAAAATGTATGACTTTGTCAAAAGTAAATACGACGCACAAATACCTTGGGAACAAGCCAGAGACGAAGTTTATACGAGGTACCAAGTGAACCAAGAAGATGGTTATGATATGACTTCCAAAAACATCTTTTGCAATGGATGTTTTGCAGGCGGTATCAACTATGCCGCCAGTATTGTTAGTTTGTTATACGGAGAAGGCGATTTGAAAGAAACCATTAAAATTGGGGTCTTGGCAGGTTGGGATTCCGACAACCCAACTGCGACTTGGGGTGGCTTATTAGGCTTCATGTACGGTAAAGAAGGCGTAGAAAAAGCATTTGGTCGTAAATTCTCTGAAAAATTCAATATTCACAGAACGAGAGTGAACTTCCCTAATGATGGCATAGACAATTTCCAAAATATGGCAAAAACAGGTATCTTCATCATTGATCGAGTAGTACAAGAAGAAATGAAAGGCGGCGTGGACCTGTTGAAAGATGTATGGTACATCCCACGAGTAGCACTAAATATTAAACCAGGTAATTGA
- a CDS encoding DNA-binding transcriptional regulator, AcrR family, which translates to MARKKEYIEDEVIEKAMNLFWRNGYESTSMHLLEKEMGINKFSIYSSFGNKHGVFVESLKSYKKKVKSIFDKFESSSKGVESIKEFFYDSVNICNQEGYQKGCLVTNTYNEFSVTEDELIKEQMDTFMANLKDLFIQKLRMEPSKDEATIQKQANYLLLAKHGLAAASRVNTEEEIEDYIEMTFKNI; encoded by the coding sequence ATGGCAAGAAAAAAAGAATATATAGAAGATGAAGTAATCGAAAAAGCCATGAATTTATTTTGGAGAAATGGTTACGAATCCACGTCTATGCACTTGCTTGAAAAAGAAATGGGTATAAACAAGTTCTCTATATATTCAAGTTTTGGAAATAAACATGGCGTTTTTGTTGAAAGCCTAAAGAGCTATAAAAAGAAGGTCAAAAGCATATTTGACAAATTTGAAAGTTCTTCAAAGGGTGTCGAAAGTATCAAAGAGTTCTTCTATGATTCTGTAAATATTTGTAACCAAGAGGGATACCAAAAAGGATGTTTGGTAACCAATACTTATAACGAGTTTTCGGTAACAGAAGACGAGTTAATAAAAGAACAAATGGACACTTTCATGGCAAACTTAAAGGATTTGTTTATCCAAAAATTAAGAATGGAACCATCGAAAGATGAGGCTACCATTCAAAAACAAGCCAACTATTTATTGCTTGCAAAACACGGATTGGCTGCTGCTTCTAGGGTGAACACTGAAGAGGAAATTGAAGACTATATTGAAATGACATTTAAAAACATTTAA